A single region of the Halanaerobiaceae bacterium ANBcell28 genome encodes:
- a CDS encoding LuxR C-terminal-related transcriptional regulator, producing the protein MEYLKSECLQNSIRKSWKVSKRHNSMPNLDKSFIKVREDRLEYILKSNQKLIDVFKSSVQSLVKTIKHEYVFILTDPELMVLAYTKSDSSMLGTLDLGMSFCEKSLGTNAISLAKSINKAVYIKPEDHYSVLLKEWYCFALPLRVDKKIIGYLDVSTVNKELKAEMIQVIDFLTKDIVTGYRRCCVKADIKVSQKQREVLKYLVKDMTDYEIASELACSVSNIKQHKRNLRRIFRVQSEKGIISKSIKLGIVYINKINI; encoded by the coding sequence ATGGAGTATTTAAAATCAGAGTGTTTGCAAAATAGTATAAGAAAATCATGGAAGGTATCTAAAAGGCATAATAGTATGCCTAACTTAGATAAGTCATTTATAAAAGTAAGGGAGGATAGATTAGAGTATATTTTAAAAAGCAATCAAAAATTAATTGATGTATTTAAATCATCGGTACAAAGCTTAGTAAAAACAATCAAGCATGAATATGTTTTTATTTTAACAGATCCAGAATTAATGGTACTAGCTTATACAAAATCTGATAGTTCAATGTTAGGAACCCTAGACTTAGGTATGTCTTTTTGTGAGAAAAGTCTTGGAACAAATGCTATTTCACTAGCAAAAAGCATAAATAAAGCTGTATATATTAAACCTGAAGATCATTATTCTGTTCTTTTGAAAGAATGGTATTGCTTTGCTTTACCATTGCGAGTTGATAAAAAAATTATTGGCTATCTTGATGTATCTACTGTAAATAAAGAATTAAAAGCTGAAATGATTCAGGTAATTGATTTTCTGACGAAGGATATTGTTACGGGATATAGAAGGTGTTGTGTTAAAGCTGATATTAAAGTTAGCCAGAAACAAAGGGAAGTTTTGAAATATCTTGTGAAAGATATGACTGATTATGAAATAGCAAGTGAATTAGCTTGTAGTGTAAGTAATATTAAACAGCATAAAAGAAACTTGCGTAGGATCTTCAGAGTGCAATCTGAAAAAGGGATTATTAGCAAATCTATAAAATTAGGAATCGTATATATTAATAAGATTAATATATAG
- a CDS encoding DUF3267 domain-containing protein: MKICVGNVPKDERFYPQKEGWKSIREPNPLLYQILAVPIGILITYIIYLLTKNIFSLYLYFSKPIVNIALILLITIVHECLHAVCHPKFGISDKTILGMWPQKFLFYAHYEEKLIRNRLLLVYLNPFIFLSLIPVLIVLLFELSLFFLIRLAIINALLSCGDILGFFLLIIQVPKNAYIKNKGWKSYWKIKYD; this comes from the coding sequence ATGAAGATTTGTGTAGGCAATGTTCCAAAAGATGAAAGATTTTATCCTCAAAAAGAAGGATGGAAGTCTATTAGAGAACCAAACCCTTTACTATATCAGATCTTGGCCGTACCAATAGGGATATTAATAACTTATATTATATATTTACTTACAAAGAATATCTTCTCATTATATTTATATTTTTCAAAACCAATAGTTAATATTGCTTTGATTCTATTAATTACTATTGTCCATGAATGTTTACATGCTGTTTGTCATCCTAAATTTGGAATTAGTGACAAAACTATTTTAGGCATGTGGCCACAAAAATTTTTGTTTTATGCACACTATGAGGAGAAATTAATAAGAAATAGATTGTTATTAGTCTATTTAAATCCGTTTATTTTTTTATCATTAATACCTGTATTAATAGTTTTATTGTTTGAATTATCTTTATTCTTTTTGATTAGACTAGCTATAATTAATGCATTATTATCTTGTGGCGATATATTAGGATTTTTTTTATTAATTATTCAAGTTCCTAAAAATGCATATATCAAAAACAAAGGATGGAAGAGTTATTGGAAGATTAAATATGATTAA
- a CDS encoding ATP-binding cassette domain-containing protein yields MDRVGYVPQDIFLFSGTIRENIAFGMQNVSMEEIVDAAKKSKSHEFINKLPPRYETLVGERGSNLSGGQKQRIAIARAILKDPDVLILDEATSNLDTATEKAIHQEYKWRRNSRVKLF; encoded by the coding sequence ATAGATAGAGTAGGTTATGTTCCACAGGATATCTTTTTATTCAGTGGTACTATTAGAGAAAACATAGCCTTTGGTATGCAGAATGTATCCATGGAAGAAATAGTAGATGCAGCTAAAAAATCAAAGTCTCATGAATTTATCAACAAACTCCCACCCCGCTATGAAACATTGGTAGGGGAAAGGGGTTCAAATCTCTCTGGAGGACAAAAACAAAGAATAGCCATAGCTAGAGCAATTCTTAAAGATCCAGATGTTTTGATTCTAGATGAAGCCACCAGTAATCTAGATACAGCCACAGAAAAAGCCATACATCAGGAATATAAATGGAGGAGAAATAGTAGAGTTAAATTATTTTGA
- a CDS encoding HlyD family secretion protein yields MRYQSERLVAISNEMESRENTLLQLESQIRELENSIALNSVTAPINGIVQLYNESNKGDYMPAEIEVLRIIPDQGSEYRMEIMVENKDISHLELGQEIRYRFLALPFREYGVLEGEIVRISRDALASQDNPDMSYRVEASINEIELYDRNGRAVQVKPRMIAESRVVIRQKKILYYVLEKLDFLSKVFY; encoded by the coding sequence ATGCGTTATCAAAGTGAAAGACTGGTTGCTATCAGCAATGAGATGGAGAGCAGAGAAAACACCTTATTACAGCTAGAGTCTCAGATAAGAGAATTAGAAAATAGCATAGCCTTAAATAGTGTGACAGCTCCTATCAATGGTATAGTTCAGCTATATAATGAATCTAATAAGGGAGATTATATGCCTGCAGAGATTGAAGTTTTACGGATTATTCCAGATCAAGGCAGTGAGTATAGGATGGAAATCATGGTTGAAAACAAAGATATCAGTCATCTGGAACTAGGACAGGAAATCAGGTATCGTTTTCTTGCTTTGCCATTTAGGGAATATGGAGTACTTGAAGGTGAGATTGTCAGGATATCAAGAGATGCTCTTGCCAGTCAGGATAATCCTGATATGTCATATCGAGTAGAAGCAAGTATCAATGAGATTGAACTATATGATAGAAATGGAAGGGCTGTACAAGTAAAGCCTAGAATGATAGCTGAAAGCAGGGTAGTTATACGGCAGAAGAAGATATTATATTATGTTTTAGAAAAATTAGACTTTCTTTCTAAAGTATTTTATTGA
- a CDS encoding type II CAAX endopeptidase family protein, with protein sequence MSKNNIIKKEMAYPDWKQSIFIVFSYIMVSLPVVLLWVIINRSIELSFHILSLLHSIVILIFIKYLLKKASYGFADLFKTANNNWVNYIATVFLVIGSGIIASEINNYFAFFFPELFAASDSELISSSSNIILVIVTIVILPSILEEIFFRGILLKGLLKNYNYKFSIIFSSFLFAVAHLSVRSGIPLFLGSIIIGYLYWRYRSLFLVIFAHAINNSMYLISIYVLEIPGYSFKGKNIFQPLWFNILGLILFFFSLFIFKMANNSRVQVFNLEENR encoded by the coding sequence ATGAGTAAAAATAATATAATAAAAAAAGAAATGGCCTATCCGGATTGGAAACAAAGTATTTTTATAGTGTTTTCATATATAATGGTAAGTTTGCCTGTTGTATTGTTGTGGGTTATTATAAATCGAAGTATTGAACTTAGCTTTCATATTCTTTCGTTATTACATAGTATAGTTATTCTTATTTTTATTAAATATCTTTTGAAAAAAGCTTCTTATGGTTTTGCTGATCTTTTTAAGACAGCAAATAATAATTGGGTTAATTACATTGCTACAGTATTTTTAGTTATAGGTAGTGGAATTATTGCTTCTGAAATAAATAATTATTTTGCATTCTTTTTTCCAGAATTATTTGCTGCTAGTGATAGTGAATTAATATCTTCATCCTCAAATATTATACTAGTTATAGTTACTATAGTTATTTTACCTTCTATTTTAGAAGAGATATTCTTTAGGGGAATATTATTGAAGGGACTATTGAAAAATTATAACTATAAATTTTCAATAATTTTTTCATCTTTTTTATTTGCAGTTGCTCATTTAAGTGTAAGAAGTGGAATTCCCCTTTTTCTAGGTAGTATTATTATAGGATACTTGTACTGGCGGTATCGTTCTTTATTTTTAGTAATATTTGCCCATGCAATAAACAATTCGATGTATTTAATTTCTATTTATGTATTAGAAATACCAGGTTATTCTTTTAAAGGAAAAAATATCTTCCAACCATTATGGTTTAATATATTGGGTTTAATTTTGTTCTTTTTTAGTTTGTTTATTTTTAAAATGGCTAATAATAGTAGGGTGCAAGTTTTTAATCTCGAAGAGAATAGATAA
- a CDS encoding class IIb bacteriocin, lactobin A/cerein 7B family, producing the protein MLKTGMVELTERELYEKTGGAVTLGVMVTISLVSLGVAAVGAAYGQGKKSGYEEVDQQYKLEELKS; encoded by the coding sequence ATGTTGAAAACTGGAATGGTTGAACTAACAGAACGAGAGTTATATGAAAAAACTGGTGGAGCAGTAACTTTAGGGGTAATGGTTACAATATCATTAGTAAGTCTTGGTGTTGCAGCAGTGGGGGCAGCCTATGGTCAAGGTAAAAAAAGTGGGTACGAAGAAGTTGATCAACAATATAAATTAGAAGAGTTAAAAAGCTGA
- a CDS encoding class IIb bacteriocin, lactobin A/cerein 7B family gives MEALANVNQFGMVELREDELMMVDGGLEPITTTIAVAGLLLAACTAAYNKGKDDGKRQRHQEEIDRLEREREYNNKVDKWQYLPGY, from the coding sequence ATGGAAGCTTTAGCTAATGTAAATCAGTTTGGTATGGTTGAGTTAAGAGAAGATGAGTTGATGATGGTTGATGGTGGACTCGAACCTATAACTACAACAATTGCAGTAGCTGGTTTGCTACTTGCTGCATGTACAGCTGCATATAATAAAGGCAAAGATGATGGTAAAAGACAAAGACATCAAGAAGAGATTGATAGACTTGAAAGAGAACGTGAATATAATAATAAAGTAGATAAATGGCAATATTTACCCGGATATTAG